The DNA window CCATCAATCTGCTCACTGACGCCACGTCGGACACGCCGTTGCTCCCAGTCCGCAGTCTGGTGATCATTTGCGGCGGCGGAGAGATCCAGCAGAACGAGTATTTCGAGGCGCTGCAAAGCTTTGACGCGACGTTGCCGGCGATGCGCCGCATCGTCGAAGCGCTGTTCTTCGACTCCGGCTATCCCGATGACGACGACTACGTGCGGCGTCGCTATGAGTCGGGCACGGCGCCGGGGGCATGGGAGGCCGTCGCCGCGGCCAGATTCCGCCGGCCCGGCGCAACTTCGTCCGGGACGCCGTCGAGTGCGCGAGCCTACGAACGCATCGGCGTACCAACGCTTGTCGTCGAAGGGGGAGGTGACAAGCTCCTTCCGGCCGGCTGGGCCGCCGAGATCGCCAAGCAGATCGACGGGGCCCGCTCGGTCGTGGTCGACAAGGCCGGACATTGCCCCCAGATCGAGCAACCCTGGGTGGTCAACGAATTGCTGATGAATTTCCTGGGCGGGCTCTGACCGTCAGAAGACGTAGTCCAGGCGGGTCATCATTCCCGCGACCTGATGATAGGTGTTGTGGCAGTGCATCACCCAGGTTCCGGGATTGTCGGCAACCAGGAGGGCAACGAGCTTCTGCTTGGGCAGCACCATGACGGTGTCCTTGCGGGCGCCCGGGCTGCCGTCGGCCCTGAGCACCTGGAACGTGTGCCCGTGCAGATGAATGGGGTGATACATCATCGTTGTGTTGTCAAACGTGATGGTGGGGCGCCGGCCCTGCTGGATGTGCAGCGGATTGGTCTTGCCGTAGGGCTGTCCATTGATCGTCCAGTTGTACTGCATCATGTTGCCGCCCAGGACAACCGGAAGGTTGAGGTTGGGGTCGGGGCGACCCAGGTTCACCGGCGTTGTGGCGGTGAACATTTCGACGGTGCCCAACCGCTTGGTGAGTTCACCCGGCTGGAATTGCGGGTCGGGCGCGCTGCCCGCGGCCGTGGAGAGCAACGCGCGGGCCAGGCCGTTCTTGCCTTCGGCGACCGCGACCAGCGGGAAGACGCCGTCCGCGGCGGTCACCATGACGTCGTAACGTTCGGCCATGCCGATGAGCAGGGCGTCGACCTGGGCGGGCACCACTGGGTACCCATCGGTGTGAGTCACCGTCATCGCATGCCCGGCCAGTGCGACCCGGAACGTGGTGTCGGAGGCGGTGTTGATGAAGCGAATCCGTATGCGCTGTCCGGGCTTGGCGTTGAAGGTCACGGGGGAAGCGGGGATTCGGCCGTTGACCAGATAGTACGGGTACGCGATGTCTCCGGCGTCGCCGCCGAGCAGATCGCTGGTGCCGACACCTGCCGCTGCAGGTGCCGCTGCGGGGCTTGTCGAGGTTGTCGGGCTGGCCGACGTCGTTTCGGTCGTCGTCGTTTCGGTTGTCGTAGTAGGGGATGTCTCGGTCGTAGTCGGCGTTGTCGACGTGGTCGTTTCGGGCGTGCCCGGCGGTGGCTTGTTCGGGTTGCTCAGTTCGCCGTAGAGCTGCTTTGGGCTCTTCCCGACGCCATCGGTCCAATCATCAAGGACGACTATCCATTCGGCGTCGTAGTTGCCCTCGGTCGGGTCGTCGACGATGACCGGCAGGTAGAGCCCGGTGTCCTCGTCTAGCCCGGTGTGCGGATGTGCCCAGTAGGTACCCGAGTTCGGCACGGAGAACCGATAGGTGAAGTCGCGGCCGGCTGCGATGTCGGGTGTGGCCGGCTCGGCGCCGTCCATGTCGTTGCGCAGGGCGATGCCGTGCCAATGCACCGACGTCGGGTGATCGAGGCGGTTCGACACCGTCACCACGACCTCGTCGCCGATGCTGGCGCGGATCACCGGACCCGGGATGCTGTTGCCGAAGGCGAGTGTGCGGACTACCGGTCCACCCAGGTCGACGTCCACCGCCTGGGGCGTCAGCTTGGCGGTCACGGTGCGACCGCTATGCGGCCGGGCCGCCTCGGCTTCGGCGATCGCGGCGGCCATCCGGGCACTGCCCGACGCTTTGAGCTTCGATTGACTGCACGCCGTCAGCGCCAATCCACCGGCGATACCGGCGACCATGAAACCGCGTCTGGTGAGCTGGGTTCTGCCGACGGGGATTCCGCTTGTGGGCTGCACGGGCAATCGGTGCTCCTCGTCTTGGGGTCGTCCCAACATTCTCGTGCTTGGATGCTAGGCGGAGCGCAACCGCGAGCGCTAGACCCTCCGATCATCGCGTGGCGCACCGCACCGAATAGAGTGGATGCGTTCGTCAAAGTGAGTACGTGCGAACACATCTGGGAAATTGACGGCTAGACGGCCGCGCCGCCGCCATCGACATGCAGCGTGGAACCGGTGATGAAGCTGGCCCGGGGTGAACTGAGGAAGAGCACGGCCTCGGCGATCTCGGACGCGAACGCGGTGCGGCCGAGCGGCAGCGCCCGCCCGAGCTCTTCGTTCACGTCCCCCAAGCCGCGGCTACCCCGAGCGTGCGGGTGGGACCCGGTGCCACGCTGTTCACCCGCACCCCGGCCGCCCCGAACTCGGCGGCCCAGGTGCGGGTGAGCGACTCCAGCGCGGACTTGGAGGCGCTGTAGCCCGAGGCGCCGGGGATGCCTTTGAACGCGGCCATGGTGGTGACATTGACAATGCTGCCGCGACCGCGGTGCAGCATCCCCGGAATCAGGCCTGCGATCAGGAAGTAGGCGCCGCGGACATTGGTGTTGAACATCGTCTCGAACACCGACATGTCCTGGTCGACCGTCAACGCGGACGGGAAGCTGCCGGCGTTGTTGACGATGATGTCGACCTCGCCGCACTGCTGCACAAGCGAATTCACCGACTCGGCGTCGGCCATGTCGGCCTGAACGAACCGTGCGTTCGCACCGATGGCTTCGACCGCCTGATCACCCCTGGCCCGGTCGCGGCCCGAG is part of the Mycobacterium mantenii genome and encodes:
- a CDS encoding alpha/beta fold hydrolase, translating into MDFQRRTMLVDGLTTGYLEAGDGDPVVLLHGGEFGASAELGWERTIPALAARYRVLAPDMLGYGSSAKVIDFVDGRGMRIRHVARLCELLGVDSAHFVGNSMGAINLLTDATSDTPLLPVRSLVIICGGGEIQQNEYFEALQSFDATLPAMRRIVEALFFDSGYPDDDDYVRRRYESGTAPGAWEAVAAARFRRPGATSSGTPSSARAYERIGVPTLVVEGGGDKLLPAGWAAEIAKQIDGARSVVVDKAGHCPQIEQPWVVNELLMNFLGGL
- a CDS encoding multicopper oxidase family protein; the protein is MPVQPTSGIPVGRTQLTRRGFMVAGIAGGLALTACSQSKLKASGSARMAAAIAEAEAARPHSGRTVTAKLTPQAVDVDLGGPVVRTLAFGNSIPGPVIRASIGDEVVVTVSNRLDHPTSVHWHGIALRNDMDGAEPATPDIAAGRDFTYRFSVPNSGTYWAHPHTGLDEDTGLYLPVIVDDPTEGNYDAEWIVVLDDWTDGVGKSPKQLYGELSNPNKPPPGTPETTTSTTPTTTETSPTTTTETTTTETTSASPTTSTSPAAAPAAAGVGTSDLLGGDAGDIAYPYYLVNGRIPASPVTFNAKPGQRIRIRFINTASDTTFRVALAGHAMTVTHTDGYPVVPAQVDALLIGMAERYDVMVTAADGVFPLVAVAEGKNGLARALLSTAAGSAPDPQFQPGELTKRLGTVEMFTATTPVNLGRPDPNLNLPVVLGGNMMQYNWTINGQPYGKTNPLHIQQGRRPTITFDNTTMMYHPIHLHGHTFQVLRADGSPGARKDTVMVLPKQKLVALLVADNPGTWVMHCHNTYHQVAGMMTRLDYVF